From the genome of Burkholderia pyrrocinia:
GGTTGCCGGTACGCGTCCGGCGGTCACGAGCCTGAGCGGCGATGCGGCGCCGGCGGCATCCGCGTCGGACGCAAGCGCGCAAGGCAACGTCGCCGAGCTGACGCAGATGCTGCACGACGGCCGGATCGTCGAGATGCGCACGACTTACAACGGCAGCTACGGTGCGAGCCTGATGTTCGATCCGCGCGAGATGACGTACTACGTCGCGTTGTTCCAGGACAAGCATCTGTGGCGCGTGATCCGGTCGCAGGAGAAGAACCGCGCGGAGATGGTGTATGCGAACTTCATTCAGCAGACCGCGCAACTCGCGGAAATCGAGATCCGCCGTACCGAGTTGCAGGCGCAGAAGGCGTTTCTCGAACGCGTGATCGCGCTGCAGGCGAATCGTGCGCAGCAATTGCAGGCCGATCTGAGCGTCGCGCGCAGCCAGCAGGCCGAAGTCGTGCAGCGGCAGAAGTCGGCCCAGGAGCAGACGCAGGCGCTGCAGGTCGAGAAGCGGGCTGCACAGATGCAGTTGCGCGATCTGCAGGAGCAGGTGCGGCAACTCGAGAAGCAGACCGAGACGGGGCTGCCCTCGCACAAGTAACGATTCGTCAGACGGACGGAGAGAGACGAGCGAAACCCGGCGAAGCGATCTGCGCCGGGTTTTTTTAATGGGCGACCGTCAGCGCGCGAATGCGTCCGGTGCGTCGGTCACGCGGCGGTGGGACAGTTGAGATGTCCAGTCGAAACCGGCGGCGGGCGCGTGCGCCGCACGCGCAGGTTGCGCGATGTGCAGCGCGTTTGCCATTGCGATCAGCGTGAGCGGATCGTCTAGTGTGTCGCGCGCATCGCGTGTGTCCGTCGAGCGCGGCGGCGGGGCGAGCCGATCGCGTGCGCTGGCTGTATCGCTCAGGGCTGGCGGACGTGCCGCCAGTTGCGTCACGATCGGCGTCCGGGCCGGTGCCGCTGTCGTGCGCGTGCTGTTTGTTCGACGCGGCGATGCAGTGGCGGCGCGCTGCACGTCGAACGCTGTCTTCGGGCGAAGCGACGCTGGACGAAGTGCGGTGTGGTGCGTGGCCGGTGGGGATTCTGCAGTTTTCGCGACAGGTGTCGCCACCGTGCGCCGCGGGGCAGTGTCTGTCGACGTACCGGAGTGAACTTCGGCAACCTGCACGGTGCCGGTAGATGACGTGGTGTGTTCCGGCACGATGCCGCCCATCTGGATCGTGTGCGCAGGCTCGAAGCCCGTGGGCGGTTCGTGCGCAGCGATCAGCCAGCCGATGATGCCGAACGCGCTGATGCCCCAGCAGATCGCGTACATCGCACGTCGGTCGCGAGAGCCTCGGGCGTTACGTCGGGAGCACCTGCCGGCAACGGCAACGGCAGCCGGCACGACCGGCGCCCCTGCCGGATTCGGCGCTGGCGCTGCAACGGACCACGG
Proteins encoded in this window:
- a CDS encoding DUF2968 domain-containing protein: MAFRNFSPARCATWIVALAACAQAGAAWSADATAPVAGTRPAVTSLSGDAAPAASASDASAQGNVAELTQMLHDGRIVEMRTTYNGSYGASLMFDPREMTYYVALFQDKHLWRVIRSQEKNRAEMVYANFIQQTAQLAEIEIRRTELQAQKAFLERVIALQANRAQQLQADLSVARSQQAEVVQRQKSAQEQTQALQVEKRAAQMQLRDLQEQVRQLEKQTETGLPSHK